The Pseudorasbora parva isolate DD20220531a chromosome 19, ASM2467924v1, whole genome shotgun sequence genomic sequence ACAATAATGTCTAATAATGTCCGATAATGTCTGATAATATCCAACAATAATGTCTGATAATATCCAACAATAATGTCTGATAATATCCAACAATAATGTCTGATAATATCCAACAATAATGTCTGATAATATCCAACAATAATGTCCGATAATGTCTGATAATGTCCGATAATGTCCGAAAATGTCTGATAATATCCAACAATAATGTCTAATAATGTCCGATAATGTCTGATAATATCCAACAATAATGTCTGATAATATCCAACAATAATGTCTAACAATGTCCTATGCCTATAATGTCTGATAATATCCAATAATGTCTGATAATATCCAATAATGTCTGATAATATCCGATAATATCCTATAATGTCTGATAATGTCTGATAATATCAAATAATGTCCGATAATGTCTGATAATATCCAATAATGTCTGATAATATCCTATAATGTCTGATAATGTCTAATAATGTCTGATAATATCCAATAATGTCTGATAATATCCGATAATATCCTATGTCTGATAATATCCTATAATGTCTGATAATGTCCGATAATGTCTAATAATGTCTGATAATATCCTATAATGTCCGATAATGTCTGATAATGTCTGATAATGTCTGATAATATCCGATAATGTCTGATAATGTCTGATAATATCCAATAATGTCTGATAATGTCTGATAATATCCTATAATGTCTGATAATATCCTATAATGTCTGATAATATCCTATAATGTCTGATAATATCCTATAATGTCTGATCATGTCCGATAATGTCTAATAATGTCCGATAATATCCTATAATGTCTGATAATATCTGATAATGTCTGATAATGTCTAATAATGTCCAATAATATCCTATAATGTCTGATAATATCCTATAATGTCTGTTATATCCCAAAATATCTAATGTCTGATAATGCCTGATAAAATCCTATAATGTCTGATAATATCCTATAATATCTAATGTCTGATAATATCCTATAATATCTAATGTCTGATAATGTCTAATAATGTCATTTAGGAATAAGATTGCATGGGCGTTTGAATCGGAATTGTTTACCAGTTAATGGTGCCGTGAGCTCCTATAGTAAACTGATAAACTGATATAGTAAACTCTTCTTCTCTCATCAACAGGTAATGGCACAGAGGCAGATCCTCTTCTTCCTGTGGCCCGTCCGGAGACGCACATCAATTTCTTTGGCGTCTCGCTTCTGCAGCTCCAAACAGACGCCTTTCGTCCTCCCCCAGGTGAACCTAGAGAATGAATCTCTCCTGGAGAACCTGTCCAGCATGGGCGTGGACCTTCCATCGGCCCGTCGGCGGCAGCCTGGCGTCCTCAGAAAGCATCTCACTAACGAACAAGGCCTCGCAGTCTTCCTGAAGAGCAAAGGAGCCAATCCGGAGGCCATCGCCAGCATCATCTCCCGCTTCCCTCGCTCCATCACCCGCACCTGCGAGCACATGGAGGAGCGATGGAGGCTGTGGAGGAACGTCTTCAGGAGCGACCGCGAGGTGGTGGGCATCCTCTCACGCTCACCCGAATCATTCTTCCGCTCCAGCAACAATAAGAACCTGCAGGAGAACATCGACTTCCTGATGTCTCTGGGAATCACCAATAAAGATCTGCACCGGCTGCTGACCACAGCACCGCGGACCTTCTCCAATAGTGTAAAGCTGAACCAGAATATGGTGGAGCTCCTGCAGGCCATCTGTGTGAGTCTGGGCGGGAACGACCCAAAGCATTTCGCcagaaccatcatctccaggtaaATGCACCGATGCGATACTCAGCCATTATTTGCCAGATCGGGTATCGGTCAAACAGGGCCGATCCAAATCTGATACTGTGCGTATAATATTCTGAGTTATTGTTaaagtctcttgaagcatccaaaatacatttgggtccaaaaataacaaaaaacaccactttattcagcattgtcttctcttccgggtttgttttcaattcttaaataaagattcaaacagttatgaatcagcgaattgattcatgattcggatcgccaatgtcacgtggtttcagcagtttgacacgcgatccgaatcatgaatcaatacgctgattcataaccgttcaaatctttatttatttttatttgttgtttttctttataatgaagTTGTCTGTATTTAGTTGATTGTGAACTCACAAAAAAGTGATTATCAGTTCAACACAACGAGGTTTAGAAATTCTACATAGAATTTTCAAACAAAACTGCGCTGGTATCGGTTTAGTATCTTTTCAGTATATGTATAATATCGGGTTGGTATCGGTTTAGTATCGTTTCAGTATCGGTATGATATCGGATTGGTAGCGGGTTAGTATCGGATTGGTATCTGTTTAGTACCGCTATCGTTTTAGTAACGCTTCAGTATCGGATTAGTATCGGTATGACATCGGATTGGTATCGGTTCAGTATTGGTTTAATATCGGTATGGTATCGGTTTAGTATCGTTTCAGTATCAGCATAGTATTGATATGATGTTGGTTTTGTACTGGTTTAGTATCGTTTCAGTATCGGCATGGTATCGGTTTAGTATCGTTTCAGTATCGCTTCAGCATCGGTTTAGTATCGATATGGTATCGGATTGGTATCGGTTTAGTACTGCTATCGTTTTAGTAACGCTTCAGTATAAGATTAGTATCGGTATGGCATCGGATTGGTATCGGTTCAGTATCGGTATGGTATCGGTTTAGTATCGTTTCAGTATCAGCATAGTATTGATATGATGTTGGTTTTGTATTGGTTTAGTATTGTTTCAGTATCGGTTTCAGTATCGGtatggtatcgatttagtatcgttTTGGTATCAGTTTAGTATCGATATGGTATCGGTTCAGTACCGTATGGTATCGGATTGGTATTGGTTTAGTATTGGTATCGACCGATACTCTGAATTTTTAATATCGGATcggttttgaaaatgttttattgtttcatCCCTTTTTCCAGGAACCTGTACATCTTCATCCGCAGCACCAACCGCATTCGCGCCAACGTGGACTTCCTGAAGAGCTCGTTGAGTCTGAGTAACTCCGAGGCCCTGGCTTTATTCATGAGCCATGGCGCTCAGATCCTGGACCTGTCCCACGAGAGCCTGAAGAAGAACTCGGAGGGCCTTCGCCATAAGCTCCAGACTCTGGGCTGCGGCGCCGGAGACTTTAAAGCCATGATCCTGAACTATTCCCTGGTGCTGTTCATCTCCTCGGAGCGGCTCAATGAGAAGCTGGACTGCCTGATGGAGGCCGGGATTGACCCGCAGCAGATCGTGCAGAAGCCTAAAGTCCTGGACTTCAGCCTCGCCAGCATCAGGCAGCGGCTGCAAGACCTCGGCCGGCTGGGCTACGACTTCCAGAAGAGTGGCATCGCTGTGTTAGACAGCAGCAAGAAACGCTTCAGTGCCAAATTAGAGAGACTGGGTTCACCAGAGGAATAAAGACCATTCAGATTCACTGTACATGCATATCTAAATATATCTGAAAATGTCTGATAATATCTGATGATGTCCGTGAATGTCATATATAATCCGATAATAACTAATAAGGTCCACTAATATCTGATAATATCTGATTATGTCTGGTTTAATCTGATCACTTCTGCTAATATCTGATAATGTCCGATATTGTCTAATAATATCCCATAATATCCAATAATATCCGATAATATCCAACAATGTCTGATAATGTGCGATATTGTCTGATAATGTCTCATAATATCCAATAATATCTGATAATGTCCGATAATATCCAGGAATGTCTGATAATATCTGATAATGTCCGATAATATCTGATAATGTCTGATAATGTCCGATAATATCTGACACTGTCTGATAATATCCAATAATATCAGCTAAAGTCTGAAAATCCGATAATATCCGACAATGTCTGATAATGTCCGATAATATCTGACAATGTCTGATAATATCCAATAATATCAGCTAAAGTCTGAAAATCCGATAATATCCGACAATGTCTGATAATGTCCGATAATATCTGATAATGTCTGAATTTCTGATAATATATGAATGTCCGATAATATCTTATAATGTCTGATAGTATCTAAATGTCCGATAATGTCCAATAATATCTGATAATGTCTGAATGTCCGATAATAACCGACAATGTCCAATAATGTCCGACAATATCTGATAATGTCAGATGAAACCAGTGTCTTTGGCTTAAACACAGAAATGtgttttcacatttttttttctcactttttttttaagatgcCTGAGTGATTcataaaatgattcaaaatgtcctgtgtatatttttgtaataaaattgtATTGACCTGATTAACATCTAAACATAAATTAACACATGAGCTCCTGGTTATGATGGAATGTCTCACATCATCATcaactgttttattttaaaataaaagtcccgtttTAAGGGGTCATTCACACAGAACACGTTTTTCCTGTTTAAGTATTACagtacaaaatattacaaagtgATTGATACAAATTATCAGTGTATTTTAGATTTCTCCTATGTTTGTGAGAAGTGATGTATTAAGCTGTGCTTTTTTATATGAATATGTTTGCAAAAATGCACTGAAAAACAATGTATACTGTTTAATGAAGAACATTAAAACTGGCCAAATATTTCCCTAAtcatgttgtgtttgttttatgacAGCTGTGTGACTATATATTCATCAATATTAatgatatacatttttatttaaaaaaaaatattttttttatatatcaatataatGCATGACATAACACTTTTGtaaagtgtgtatatatatatatatatatatatatatatatatatatatatatatatatttttttttattttttatttttttatttattattattattattttttatttttttatttcaatagtgCACTTTTAGTTTGTAGTCCCACTCCCATCATGAGCCGCGTTTTTTTGAAGCGGAACTTTAGTGCCTTGTTTGTGTTTCCGGTCGGACGCTTTTAGGAGTTGCGCACTTGGAGATTGTGTGCATGTGCAGAGAAACTTCACTGACCGGTGAGTGATGATGATCAATAATCATAATCAGATATTAATCAGAACTGATCTCAGAGCTGCTGTACGATCGCTagttaatcacacacacacacgttctccAGACACGCGAGGTTTTTCCGACTGTCATGCACTTTAACCCTTTTGATCCAGTAGGGCtctaaataaatcatattttgcaCTTTATCATTTCCTTTGAAGGCAATTATAATGTTTGAGTAAGTCCTCTGGTCCttacaattaaaatatatatgatataATGTCAGCGGTTTCCATCTTATTCACTTAAAAGGCATCTTTATAGTTTACTGTGTAAAGACCCAATTTAtcaatttattattatcatattaATTTCTCACGGTATGTCTAAATATTAGTTTTCATtaagttactttttttattgcatagtgacaaatcaataaaaaaaagacaatacgGAACAATGAACATGCTGGAGATAcagagataaataaataataaataataaataaattacaatttaccTAAAATGTGTTCTATATTACGGGATGTTCTCAAAGCTTTTTTTAATGGAGAGGATTTTTTTTGAgtagatgatgataataacTGTAAATCACAAGCTAATACTTTGCAGTTAGGTTTAAATTTAAGATATTTAGCTTTATGAATATGATATTTACCCATCATACAAATAAAGTCTCAGACATCGTCAAGCTCTTTACTTTAGACACATCAGAGTGAAAAACCCCTGTGATAGAAACATTACACAGCTGGTGAAATACACGCTGAAATTTGAAGCCGAACATTTTCAGAGGAAGAACAGAAGTAGAATAAACGTAAAAGAGATTCTTCCTCCTCTTGGCAAAAAGAGCAGAGTGGGGAAACATTTCGGGTTAATTTACTTCGGTATTTATTACTGCCGAtgaatactttttaaatggatttcttttgttttgttagGGTTCATAACTTGACAAGAAAGTGCTTTTCACATAGGccttaataattaaataattattaacagTGAGGAAATTCCTTAAAAATGTATCTGTACACTAAACATCTAGGATATTAACCCCTTGTATAAATAGTTGAGGGATATTCAAATGACTATTACAATATGTTTTATAAGATTTCACCAAAAACAGCAAATTAGCAGGGATAGATTTTGTAAATTAAAGGTATTTCTGTTTTGACATGTTTATATCATATCGTTCAGTTAAATATTTATAAGAATTTAAGTCTTCATTATTATTTACCAAGTCTGAAACAAAAACAATGCCCTTATTAAACCAATCAGGGAAGAGAAAGGATTCACGAGCTGATAATAAATGATTATTCCATAAGATATGTGGGGAAAATCTGTGTTTAACGATCAGTCTTGTACATCTAAAATCACAAGAAAGCAAAACATATACATTTCCACATCTTTTAAAAATCTAATTAGTTCAGTTTTtagttaatttaattattttattttaatctaattataatgtgtacttttttatttttgtcaatttatttgaatataattagttttttatttatttttatataaggTGTAAATACTGACGGCCTTATGTTAATGAGCTCATGATTATAATGATTATGATTATAtttgtttcaaaataaaagtcctgttTTCCACAATATAACCACATTAAGCTGTAATACTTGTACTGTGCGATGTGTtatttattacatattttacaCTGTTTTAAAAGCCTGAGTACTGCTGAGGTTACATGTAAATgtgtttcaaaataaaagtcctgttTTCCTCAATATGAGCACTTTAAGACATTAtgatcagctctgttttctccagcaggaTTGAGTGTTCAGGATGGATTCGGCTGTGGAGGCTGAGAAAGGAACTGCTGCTATTAAAGAACAGTATGTTTATGATCCTGATGATATTAATCCTTAAATGCACGAATGTTTTGACAgtcattattacatatttagGTATTTCGCGACCCTGACCTATATATCTAACGCAGATCGATCTTTCTTACGATAAATTAAAACTTCTCCTGATATTAATTACAGaaggttcagtttgagcagatgttttatcccATGATCACTGTCCTCctcagagctcatttcccagaACATCTGGCTCATATTCGCCTTCTAAAACATAATCTAATCTTAAACATCTTCAAAAGCAATATTTTGATCAGATCCACCATCAGTGACACTGATATCTGATTGTGTTTAGCACTTGCTTTGCAGTAAatctgagccatttcaagtgtTGCCGATGATTCTTCATATTcgtttgttttctgcctgcggtGACTATGAGTGCaccgtcacttcatcattgtgtatcagacatcgccaccttgtggaataaaggtcaattGCACTTAATCAGTcatcaaagattcaattattGTTGTGTAGTAAAATATacttacactgttacacacctcgggtcattAGCGACCCGGGTCACAAAAGAGCAGAGGTAGGCGTTTAAGAGTTATTGATCATCAGGATTTGATGTTTGATAATGTCTGAAATATTCTGATAATGTCCAATGATATCTGACAATATCGGATAATGTCTGATAATATTGGATCATGCCTAATGATGTCtgattatattaaataatgtcTGATACGTAAGggctaatgtccacccagccggttgttatctcagaataaaccccttcagagcgatcaggaccccgaggcgaagcggagcgtcactctgaaggggtttattctgagataacaaccggctgggtggacattatcccgcttattacacgcctactagtctcagataaattacacactaaatattgtcttgagattaaatattttattagctcttacgcaaagcttccgcgaaggaaaacagttccgttctgctttaagcctttatctattgctgctaaatgttgagaatgaatgctgaaagggttagttcagccaaaaatgaaaccaagcctctgatttactcaccctcaggtcattataggtgtttatgacattcttctgtcagacgaatacaatcagagttatatttaaaaagtccaggctaacgttaatccaagcagtagttggagctgtttctgaagtccattaaatgcagctgtccgtcaaataacgtgctccacacgactccgatgggttaatagagccttctgattccaatcgatgcgtttgtgtcagaaaaatatccatattaaaaactttataaaggaaacccgccttgaagtctcccattgtaacccacgactgtttaagccacaagatggcgccagcgttaagcacagaagtagaaccggtcaagataactcgcagtacccggatgagcggtgtgtgttatctgggaataacataccgctggaatgggcgattgaccaatcagaatcaagtatttcacagagtcGTGTAATAATGTCTGATAATAACTGATAATATCGGATAATATCGGATAATGTCGGATAATATCGGATAATATTGGATAATGTCTGATAATAACTGATAATATCGGATGTCTGATAATATCTGATAATATCGGATAATGTCTGATAATATCTGATAATATCGGATAATATCGGATAATGTCGGATAATGTCGGATAATGTCTGATAATATCTGATAATATCGGATAATGTCTGATAATATCGGATAATGTCTGATAATAACTGATAATATCGGATAATGTCTGATAATATCGGATAATGTCTGATAATAACTGATAATATCGGATAATGTCTGATAATATCGGATAATGTCTGATAATTTCTGATAATATCGGATAATGTCTGATAATATCGGATAATGTCTGATAATATCGGATAATGTCTGATAATATCGGATAATGTCTGATAATATCGGACAATATCGGATAATGTCTGATAATATCGGATAATGTCTGATAATATCGGATAATGTCTGATAATGTCGGATAATGTCTGATAATATTGGATAATGTCTGATAATATCGGATAATGTCTGATAATATCTGATAATATCGGATAATATCGGATAATGTCTAATAATGTCTGATAATGTCTGATAATATCGGATAATATCGGATAATGTCTGATAATATCGGAAAATGTCTGATAATATTGGATAATGTCTGATAATATCGGATAATGTCTGATAATATCTGATAATATCGGATAATATCGGATAATGTCTAATAATGTCTGATAATGTCTGATAATATCGGATAATATCGGATAATGTCTGATAATATCGGATAATGTCGGATAATGTCTGATAATATCGGATAATGTCTGATAATGTCGGATAATGTCGGATAATGTCTGATAATGTCTGATAATGTCTGATAATGTCGGATAATGTCTGATAATATCGGATAATGTCTGATAATGTCGGATAATGTCTGATAATATCGGATAATGTCTGATAATGTCGGATAATGTCTGATAATATCGGATAATGTCTGATAATATCGGATAATGTCTGATAATATCGGATAATATCGGATAATGTCTGATAATATCGGATAATGTCCGATAATATCGGATAATGTCCGATAATATCGGATAATGTCCGATAATGTCTGATAATATCAGATAATGTCTGTAATATCGGATAATGTCTGATAATATCGGATAATGTCCGATAATATCGGATAATGTCCGATAATATCGGATAATGTCCGATAATGTCGGATAATGTCCGATAATGTCTGATAATATCGGATAATGTCTGATAATGTCTGATAATATCGGATAATGTCTGATAATATCGGATAATGTCTGATAATGTCGGATAATGTCTGATAATGTCGGATAATGTCTGATAATGTCGGATAATCTCTGATAAAGTCGGATAATGTCTGATAATTTCGGATAATGTCGGATAATGTCTGATAATATCGGATAATGTCTGATAATGTCTGATAATGTCGGATAATGTCTGATAATATCGGATAATGTCTGATAATATCGGATAATGTCGGATAATATCGGATAATATCGGATAATGTGGGATAATGTCCGATAATGTCTGATAATATCGGATAATGTCTGATAATGTCTGATAATATCGGATAATGTCTGATAATATCGGATAATGTCTGATAATGTCGGATAATGTCGGATAATGTCTGATAATGTCGGATAATCTCTGATAAAGTCGGATAATGTCTGATAATTTCGGATAATGTCGGATAATGTCTGATAATATCGGATAATGTCGGATAATGTCTGATAATATCGGATAATGTCTGATAATATCGGATAATGTCGGATAATATCGGATAATATTGGATAATGTGGGATAATGTCCGATAATATCGGATAATGTCCGATAATATCGGATAATGTCCGATAATGTCTGTAATATCGGATAATGTCTGTAATATCGGATAATGTCTGATAATATCGGATAATGTCTGATAATATCGGATAATGTCTGATAATATCGGATAATGTCCGATAATATCGGATAAGGTCCGATAATGTCTGATAATATCGGATAATGTCTGATAATATGATTTAAACAGCTGTTGAGCGATACGGGTTTATTAGTGGCTCATGACTGATGTACTCAAACACGTTCCCAGGTTCCTCACCACCAAAGAGAAGTTCCATCAGTTCCTGGATTCGGGCCGGCCGGGTCAGAAGAGCGACGATGCGGAGCCCGACTCTGGAGAGCCGGAGCAGAAGAGGATCCGACTGGACAGCGATGGAGCGCAGGAGGAGCCGGACaagaaggagaagaagaagatgagAGGACAGAATAAATCCAGACCTCGCATGAAACCTCAGAGCTATGAAGAGAGACGACTGTGTCCATCAATCGTTCAGGTGATTAATGCTTctttaaagacacacacacaac encodes the following:
- the LOC137048320 gene encoding transcription termination factor 1b, mitochondrial isoform X2; its protein translation is MDGWIKGWVMAQRQILFFLWPVRRRTSISLASRFCSSKQTPFVLPQVNLENESLLENLSSMGVDLPSARRRQPGVLRKHLTNEQGLAVFLKSKGANPEAIASIISRFPRSITRTCEHMEERWRLWRNVFRSDREVVGILSRSPESFFRSSNNKNLQENIDFLMSLGITNKDLHRLLTTAPRTFSNSVKLNQNMVELLQAICVSLGGNDPKHFARTIISRNLYIFIRSTNRIRANVDFLKSSLSLSNSEALALFMSHGAQILDLSHESLKKNSEGLRHKLQTLGCGAGDFKAMILNYSLVLFISSERLNEKLDCLMEAGIDPQQIVQKPKVLDFSLASIRQRLQDLGRLGYDFQKSGIAVLDSSKKRFSAKLERLGSPEE
- the LOC137048320 gene encoding transcription termination factor 1b, mitochondrial isoform X3 produces the protein MASWFSEVMAQRQILFFLWPVRRRTSISLASRFCSSKQTPFVLPQVNLENESLLENLSSMGVDLPSARRRQPGVLRKHLTNEQGLAVFLKSKGANPEAIASIISRFPRSITRTCEHMEERWRLWRNVFRSDREVVGILSRSPESFFRSSNNKNLQENIDFLMSLGITNKDLHRLLTTAPRTFSNSVKLNQNMVELLQAICVSLGGNDPKHFARTIISRNLYIFIRSTNRIRANVDFLKSSLSLSNSEALALFMSHGAQILDLSHESLKKNSEGLRHKLQTLGCGAGDFKAMILNYSLVLFISSERLNEKLDCLMEAGIDPQQIVQKPKVLDFSLASIRQRLQDLGRLGYDFQKSGIAVLDSSKKRFSAKLERLGSPEE
- the LOC137048320 gene encoding transcription termination factor 1b, mitochondrial isoform X1, which gives rise to MLQLETFMHKRVDPCGSRHSSVMAQRQILFFLWPVRRRTSISLASRFCSSKQTPFVLPQVNLENESLLENLSSMGVDLPSARRRQPGVLRKHLTNEQGLAVFLKSKGANPEAIASIISRFPRSITRTCEHMEERWRLWRNVFRSDREVVGILSRSPESFFRSSNNKNLQENIDFLMSLGITNKDLHRLLTTAPRTFSNSVKLNQNMVELLQAICVSLGGNDPKHFARTIISRNLYIFIRSTNRIRANVDFLKSSLSLSNSEALALFMSHGAQILDLSHESLKKNSEGLRHKLQTLGCGAGDFKAMILNYSLVLFISSERLNEKLDCLMEAGIDPQQIVQKPKVLDFSLASIRQRLQDLGRLGYDFQKSGIAVLDSSKKRFSAKLERLGSPEE
- the LOC137048320 gene encoding transcription termination factor 1b, mitochondrial isoform X4 gives rise to the protein MAQRQILFFLWPVRRRTSISLASRFCSSKQTPFVLPQVNLENESLLENLSSMGVDLPSARRRQPGVLRKHLTNEQGLAVFLKSKGANPEAIASIISRFPRSITRTCEHMEERWRLWRNVFRSDREVVGILSRSPESFFRSSNNKNLQENIDFLMSLGITNKDLHRLLTTAPRTFSNSVKLNQNMVELLQAICVSLGGNDPKHFARTIISRNLYIFIRSTNRIRANVDFLKSSLSLSNSEALALFMSHGAQILDLSHESLKKNSEGLRHKLQTLGCGAGDFKAMILNYSLVLFISSERLNEKLDCLMEAGIDPQQIVQKPKVLDFSLASIRQRLQDLGRLGYDFQKSGIAVLDSSKKRFSAKLERLGSPEE